The Chloroflexota bacterium region AACGGTGAAGAAGCCATGCGCAAAAACCTTCCGGGGTGGCTTAAGTCCGGCCGAGATCAGTAGGGCTGGCCAGACGATGGCGTGAAACCAGAGGATATCCTTGGCCATAAGATGTACATCGGCCGGCCAGAAATGGGCGAAATGCTGCGGATCATGCTTATAGCCGATGGCGCTGATGTAGTTCAGAAGGGCATCGATCCAAACGTAGGTAGTGTGGGTGGGATCGAAGGGGAGGGGTACTCCCCAGGACAGGCTGGCTCGGGATATGCTGATATCCGACAGTCCCGCCCTTATCTTACCGAGAACTTCATTTCGTCTGCTTAAGGGGGCGATATCATAGTGGTTGGGATCAGAAGCGTCCAGGATGGCCTTGATCAATATATCCTGATACTTACTGAGCGTGAAGAAGTAATTCTCCTCTGAATACCAGACGGGCTCGCTGCGGTGATCCGGACAAAGCCCATCGACCAGATCCTCCTCGGTGAGGAATCGTTCACAGGCCAGGCAGTATTTCCCTTCGTACTTGCCCTTGTAGATTTCGCCCCGCTCATATAAGTGGCTCATAAAGACCTGAACGGCTTCCTCGTGAAGGGGATCAGTGGTGCGAATAAAGAAGTCATTGGTGATGTGCAGCGCCCGCCACGCCTTCTGGAAGTGCTCCACTATCTTATCACAGAACTCCTTGGGGCTCTTCCCATGCGCTTTAGCCACCTGAGCCACATTTGCCCCATGCTCATCCGTGCCTGTAAGGAAGAAAACGTCGTCCCCTCGACGCCGATGGTAACGAGCCAGCACATCGGCAGCGATCGTGGTATAGGCGTGCCCGACGTGCGGCACATCGTTGACATAGTAGATTGGGGTAGTGATATAGAATTTACCCATAACAGACTGCTTCGCTTCGCCTCCTAAAGCAGCCGTATAATAACATACTTGAGGGGAAAACAAAACGAGCCGCTAGCGGGGGCCACCGATGCTATGACGGCTTTAGTAGGGACGAACCTACGTGTTCGCCCCTCTGCTGTTTCCGTAGTTGCTGAAGTCGCCAAAGGCGATTTGCACGAAGCATAGCGAAGGAGGCAACCCCGTGTTAGGCGCTGTTACCTACTTGGCTGTTGCTGAAACTGGATAGAAATGACCTCAGAGCCAAGCTCAAATAACTCGGACTTGATTTCATGTACCAACCCCCATGCTTGTGCTTCGTCAGGGTTGAGGGTGGTCCTTTCAAGCATTGCGTCGGTAACTTCTTGAACCGTCTTGCCAGTATTTGCAGCAATTACCTTAGCAATATTCTCGATGTCTATTCTTAGTCCCTTAAGCCTTTCTTCGAGCTGCTTCTCTTCAAAACTTTCGTTCTGGAAGTTAGCATTCACACCGTGGAGTAGGAATCTTGCTTGTGGAACGGACAACCGTCTGCTGCCACCACAGTAAAGAACAACGCCAATAGAATCTACGCTTCCAAAATTGTGTGTGGTCAAGGTTACTGGCATTCCTTTCAAGTAGTTATAAGCACTCAGGCCGTGAAAGACAGTGCCTCCCGGTGATGAAATGAGGAGAATGAACTCTCTAGCACCTTGCTTTATCTTTTCGTCAATAGCGTTCATCAGCGCGTTAATGGTCACGTCTATCACTGGGGCGAAGAACTTAATGACGATTGGCTTAACGGGCATGTGATAACCTCCTTAGCGATAAGATTAGATACGTGATTCCCACCGGCCGCCGAAGGAAAGAAGCACCCCCGCCAGCGACAACAATGGTCAGGCCGATGATAGCACAGGAAGCTGCTATGAAGAAGAGCCGCCTGATCTTTTCAGGGTCGATCCAACCGGTCCTCATCAAGACTGGCTGACACCTCTGTCAATATTTTATATATCTCCCTTTTAGATACGCCGGTCGCCGCGGCTATTTGGGATACAGCCTCCTTGCCACTCATCCCCTCGTCCATCAAGGCCAGTAGCTGCTCCTTGATCGTCTCTCGATCAACGGGCGGACGCCGCCGCTCTACCCCGGCGATCACCAGGGTAAATTCTCCCAAAGGTGGTTTCTCCGTAAAATAGGCGATGGCCTGTTCGATGGATCCCCGCCATATCTCCTCATGGACCTTCGTCAGTTCCCGGGCCACAGCGATGGGGCGCTCGCCCAAAACCTCCAGGGCATCCTGCAGCGAACGCAAGAGCCGATGTGGTGACTCAAAGGCGACGATGGTGCGCGGTTCCTCTCGAAGAGTGGTGAGAAGCCTCCGCCTATCGCTTTGTCGGCGTGGTAGGTAGCCAACATAAGCGAACTGGTCGGTAGGCAACCCGGAGGCGGCCAGGGCCGCCAGGAGGGCCGACGCCCCGGGGATGGGTACAACGGCGAAGCCACGCTCGATGGCGGCGCACACCAGCTCGTAGCCGGGGTCTGAAATGCCGGGCATTCCCGCCTCTGAGACGAGGGCAATATCCTTTTCCTCCAGTCGGGTGCAAAGGTAGGGCAATCTGCTGCGCTTGTTATGCTCATGGTAGCTGATCAGCGGTGTCGAGATATGATAACGGGCGAACAGTTTCTTAGTCTGGCGCGTGTCCTCGGCGGCGACGAGGGACACCTCTCTCAGGATGCGCAGAGCACGTAAGGAGATGTCTTCCAGGTTGCCAATCGGTGTCCCTACCAGATAGAGAATTCCCATCAGTCTCACCAGGCCACATTCGTTTTCGTTGTAGGACCTCCCGCACGAGACCGCATCCTAGCTTCGGATCACCATCCAGGCGATGAGCATCTTGGCGCTTCCCAGTGAAAATCACTCTTCGCTGTTTGCAGGTGTCCCAACTGGATGACTAGCCTCGGCCCAGGCCGCCTCGATGAGGGCCAGCAGACCACCAGATACTAGAGAGTGCCCGCCCAGGATGATCGGTATCGCAGCTGCCCTGGCCGCAGCGGTGAACTCGCGGACAAACGGGTCAACAATGTTCTCTGGCTGAAGCAGGTCGGAGTAGAAGCGATCTGCCCTTGAGGGCTGCAAGCCCAGGTGGGCAAAGAGCACGCGGCTGTCCAGGAAAGCAGCGTCACCCAGCTCGGTCAGGGCGGCAAGGAACCCGGCTATCCCGACGCCTTGCAAATAGAAGCCCAAAAGGGATCGCACCTCCCCTCGCTCCTCGCGTCCACTGGCCCGCATACCCCGTTCCTCAGAATAGATACGGGTGCGACAGGCACAATCCTTCTCCAGGCGTGACCACAAATGGGCACCGACCCGACCGGCCACTACCACCTGTTTTTCTTGGGACTTAAGAACCGCCGCAGCCGCCTCCAGGCGCGAGGCGTCTAACCTGAGTCCACCCAGATACGCCGCGGTATGTCGACCGATGCCCGGATGCGTTTGGAGCACCATAAGATCTGTAGGTGTGTCTATATCAAAGAGGGTTCCGGCTGTCGGGGATAGGGGGAGGCTTCGTAGTGCGCCCACTCGCTCCAACAGGAAGGCCAGATTATTATCATTATACGGAAGAGGAATATGTTCGATGGCCGTACCGGGGGTAAAAGCGACGAAGTCCGCTGAGAATAGATTGTTGGGAATAACGACGCCATCATTAGTGAGGAGCAAGCGACAGATCTCAGCCATCTCCTTGGCTGTCAGTAAGGGGGCGGCCCCACCACCGATATAAAACGGATGCTCCAGCTCATAGCGCCGAATAAGACGTCGCAGCGTATCTCCGAAATGAAACTGTCCCGTATCGAAGGCGATAGTTACCGGCCAGTCGACCAGACGTTGGGCCAGGTCGGGCGAATCGGTGGCCACGATTAACGGATCACAAAGTCCACAGGCTATCGCTCTCTCGATGGTATCGAGAGCGATGGCCTGTTGAGCATGAAACACCATCCTCTCAACGGGGGTAGCGAACTCCCCTCCCACAAAGACCAACAAGGCCACTTTATCAGACATGTGGCTAACTGGCTCCTCTAGCTTAACCAGGTTGAGAATGGTGGTCGTCTCAGATCAACTCTGGCTCAATCAGGCCGTAATTGCCATCCCGGCGGCGATAGAGGACGTTGATTTGCTCTGTAGCGGCGTTCAGGAAAACGAAGAAGTCGTGGCCAAGGGCCTCCATCTCCGCTGCGGCCTCTTCCACCGCCATCGGTTTCATAAGGAACCGCTTGATCTTGACCACGTGGGGTTTCTCCTCTTGAAGTGCCTCCTCTAGAATAGCCGATTCGACCTCGGCAGCTACAGCTTTAGCCACCGATGTCTTCGCCCGGCTATATAATTTCTCCTTATGCCGCACGAGCTGCCGCTGCATCACATTGAGAACGGCATCAACGGCGGTATAGATGTCCCCGGCCTTCTCCTCAGCGCGCAACACAGTGTTATTAGTTGTAAGCAACATCTGAATAACGTAGCGGTCCCCACTGCTTTTCGTCTTCTCTTCCGATAGCTCTGCTGTGACATCCATAATGTGATCCAGGTAACGAGCTAATTTGCTGGCCTTCTTTTCTACATAAGAGCGCAAGGTCTCATTTACGTCGATATTCTTACCTTTCACTACGATTTGCATTCTGGCTGCTCTCCTTAAGTGATTCGGATAAAAACGATGTCCTTAAATGAAGATGAGGAACGAAAAAACTCTCCTGAATCCTCAGCAGAGTTTTTTGTCATTCTACTCCTTTCAGCTCGTTTGATTTTAGGATACTATAAGCCACCCTATGGTGTCAACCTCCCCCCTTGGGAGGAAGACACCCTCACCCCCTTAATCCCCCTCTCCCGCACGGCGGGAGAGGGGGAGAATAGCTAGGGCGGAGCCCTAGAACCCTCCAAGGAGGGTGTTCCCTCCTTGACCACCCCTTACTCGCGTGGGGGAGAAGGGGGGATTAAGTCCAGGCTGTGTCCCCATTCACTCTAAGTAGTGGGGCTGTGCCCCCTCCTTGATCTCCCCTGCCCCGGCGGAAGAAGGGAGGAATGTAGGGGTGACTGGCCAGTCGCCCCTACTAGGGCGGAGCCCTATCCTTCTTCGAAGGACTCCAAGGAGGGAGCGCCCCCCTTGAACCCCCCTTGGGAGGAAGATGTCCTCACCCTCTGCTCCCCTCTCCCGTCCTTCCCGGACGGGAGAGGGGAGCAGAATTTTGGGGAGACCCCAAACCCCTGCCTGCGGCAGGCAGGCCAGCAGAAGGGCTTCGCCCCTCGGCACTCCCCCTCCGGCGGAGGGTAGTAATTACCTATAGGCTGTGTCCCAAGCCATCCCAGCGGCGGGGCTGCACTCCCTTGGAAGCCCTGTTGTTCAAACCCCTTGATCTCCCCGTGGGATGCGGGATTCGTCAGGCTAGCTGTTGGCCTGCGCTCAGGCTCGAGTGGAGATTCCTTGCCTTCTCCAAGTCTTTGGTTGTCCCCAACTTCTGGAGTGAAGCAATGGCCTGGGAGAGATATTCCTGGGCCTTGGCCGGCTCCCCTTGACCGATACAAAAAAGGGCTCTCTCATAGAGGGCCAAAGCCGTCTCGCGCTCACTGCCCAGCTCCTGTAATAGCTGTTCACAGGACGACAGATGCTCGGCGGCCGAAGCCCAGTCACCTCGCAGGCGGTATGTCGTAGAGAGCACCCGATGAGCGATAGCCTCTTCTAATCTATTCCCCGTCTGCTGTGCCTGGTGGAGAGCGCGTAAGGCGTAATCAAAGGCCGTCGTCTGGTCTCCGAGCTCTATATAGCTTTCGCCCAGCTGTCGGCAGATCTCGGTCAATGCCTCACCAGCCCCAATCCCTTGAGCCATCTGGAGACTTCGTTTGAGGCTCTCTATAGATTCAGGTGCCCGTCCGAGCTCCCGATAGGCTTCGCCCAGATTCAGAAGATTGCGCACCACGCCCCGCGCGTCGCCAATCTTCTCTTTCATACTCAGACTCTTCTGGTAATGTTCGATGGCCCGGGGTAAATCCCCCCTCATCCGATGGCTACCGCCTAAATTGGTATAGGCATCAGCAATAGCGGAGGTATAGCCCAATTTATCCGCAACGCGCAAGTAATCCTCAAAACAGGCCGTGCCTCGCCCATAGTCCCCCTTGCGGATGTAGGCTGCACCAAGGTTATTGTAGAGTGCTCCCACCTCCCAGGGGTCACCGGTACGCTTGGCTTCGCTGATTCCTTTTTCCCAACACCCGATGGCCTCATCCCAGTTGCCCGAGAGATAGTGGACATATCCTAACTGACGCCAGGCCTGCGCCAGCTCACGGTGATGCTCACTTCCCCGGAGCAGTTCGATGCTGTCGAGGCTGAACTGCCTGGCTAGCTCATAGCGTCCCTGGCGCAAGTATACTTTAGCAATAGAGGCACGAATGCGCGCTAACAAAGCTATGTGGGACGGCTCCTCACCC contains the following coding sequences:
- the rsmI gene encoding 16S rRNA (cytidine(1402)-2'-O)-methyltransferase — translated: MGILYLVGTPIGNLEDISLRALRILREVSLVAAEDTRQTKKLFARYHISTPLISYHEHNKRSRLPYLCTRLEEKDIALVSEAGMPGISDPGYELVCAAIERGFAVVPIPGASALLAALAASGLPTDQFAYVGYLPRRQSDRRRLLTTLREEPRTIVAFESPHRLLRSLQDALEVLGERPIAVARELTKVHEEIWRGSIEQAIAYFTEKPPLGEFTLVIAGVERRRPPVDRETIKEQLLALMDEGMSGKEAVSQIAAATGVSKREIYKILTEVSASLDEDRLDRP
- the metG gene encoding methionine--tRNA ligase, with the translated sequence MGKFYITTPIYYVNDVPHVGHAYTTIAADVLARYHRRRGDDVFFLTGTDEHGANVAQVAKAHGKSPKEFCDKIVEHFQKAWRALHITNDFFIRTTDPLHEEAVQVFMSHLYERGEIYKGKYEGKYCLACERFLTEEDLVDGLCPDHRSEPVWYSEENYFFTLSKYQDILIKAILDASDPNHYDIAPLSRRNEVLGKIRAGLSDISISRASLSWGVPLPFDPTHTTYVWIDALLNYISAIGYKHDPQHFAHFWPADVHLMAKDILWFHAIVWPALLISAGLKPPRKVFAHGFFTVEGQKMSKTLGNVLRPQQLIDRLGASATRYLLLSHFPFGTDGDVSLAAFSERYNADLANDLGNLLNRTLSMINRYYNGAVPAASQDGVEGVDGELIDSAEQMFADMSTAMDDLAFSEATAAIWRLVARANKYVEENAPWNLAKRDRARLDTVIYNLAESLRLIAVALWPFMPEAVTELSRQLGIDLEQSIPWDQVIQWGGMVPGTRVRAKPAPLFPRVS
- a CDS encoding ATP-dependent Clp protease proteolytic subunit; the protein is MPVKPIVIKFFAPVIDVTINALMNAIDEKIKQGAREFILLISSPGGTVFHGLSAYNYLKGMPVTLTTHNFGSVDSIGVVLYCGGSRRLSVPQARFLLHGVNANFQNESFEEKQLEERLKGLRIDIENIAKVIAANTGKTVQEVTDAMLERTTLNPDEAQAWGLVHEIKSELFELGSEVISIQFQQQPSR
- the raiA gene encoding ribosome-associated translation inhibitor RaiA: MQIVVKGKNIDVNETLRSYVEKKASKLARYLDHIMDVTAELSEEKTKSSGDRYVIQMLLTTNNTVLRAEEKAGDIYTAVDAVLNVMQRQLVRHKEKLYSRAKTSVAKAVAAEVESAILEEALQEEKPHVVKIKRFLMKPMAVEEAAAEMEALGHDFFVFLNAATEQINVLYRRRDGNYGLIEPELI